Genomic segment of Edaphobacter lichenicola:
TGAGTTTTGTTGAAGAAGATACACACTATAACCAATGTTGGGAATTAGGCCGCCCAACAGGGCCACGGGCCACACGGCGTACGCGGCCGCGACAGGGCTATTTCCAAGCCGAACCGCCTCCACCGCGAGACCTTGTCCAAATGCAAATGCATAGTTCAACATCGGCGCCAGCACCCCACATAGCATCGCCAACAGGACTGAAACTAAATAACCCCGCTGCGGCTCATCCGATACCTCCGTTGCTCTGGCGCGCTCCTTGATCTGTCCACCCCAGGCCGTGAGCGCGATTCCCAGTACCATGACCACGACGCCAGCCAATATCCTCACCAGACCAGAGTTCGAAACGAAGGTCCGCTGTCCCACAAACAACGGAACCAGAGTTCCCAGCACCGCTCCCAACCCCACGACGATCGCATAGCCAACGCTCATACCAAGCCGTCGAATTGAGACACCGAATAAGATCTGCGCAACTCCCCATCCTGCGCCAAACAACAACGGCGTCATCATTTCGTTGAACGGCAGTCTGCGATATACCTCTGCTAGCTGATGAACCAGCGCAAACGCCAGAACCCAT
This window contains:
- a CDS encoding L-rhamnose/proton symporter RhaT codes for the protein AGAMSGNCMLPMKYTRRWRPENVWFVFSVISLLLLPWVLAFALVHQLAEVYRRLPFNEMMTPLLFGAGWGVAQILFGVSIRRLGMSVGYAIVVGLGAVLGTLVPLFVGQRTFVSNSGLVRILAGVVVMVLGIALTAWGGQIKERARATEVSDEPQRGYLVSVLLAMLCGVLAPMLNYAFAFGQGLAVEAVRLGNSPVAAAYAVWPVALLGGLIPNIGYSVYLLQQNSSWAAFGHSARDVFWPALMGVLWMGAFALYGMSAVYLGALGTSIGWGLFQIFMIMAATMSGLLTAEWRGAPRNAMALLATGMAGLIGATLLLSFRGH